TTGAATTCTGGAATCTTTTGATCATAATTGAGAACCAGACGTTTTTCTTCATTTCTAGGGATAGTCACCGTCTTTATATCGTTAATACCCGAAAACCAATACTTGGATACCACGGAATCTTTCTTAAGGCCAAATAGAGAAACCGGTACGCTAGTCCCCTTTTTGTTTTTTATAGTAACCTTAAGTGAGTCTTCGGTTTTTTCAACCTTTTTAATTTTAAAGTCTATTTTGCGATCCGTAGTTATATAATCTTTAAAGAACCAATCAATATCCGTCTCTGTAGACCTTTTTAATATGGATTCAAAATCTAAAGTCTTGACCTGACTCAGTCTATAATGCTTGTAAAAGGTCTTTATACTTTTATCAACTTTATCTTTGCCAATATAACTAGCTAAGTAAGCTAGCCCCAGACCTGCTTTATATTTGTTGGCTATTTTTTGATTGAATTTAATAAGAGAGTCATTGCTGGTGCTTAACGGTTGGTCCAAATTGGTACGTGCCGTAAGCATATACAAAAATGGATATTGTTCATTAAAGTCCATTTTTGCAAGATTGAAACTACGAACACCCCATATCTTGGATAATTTGCCCAGTAGTTTCTGGTCAGGGTAATACTGTTCTACAAATTCTATCATTAAGTAATTGGCAATAGCATCACTCAACCATTGTTCTTTTCTTGGGTCTAGAAAGAGTGTTTCTTCTAGAATATTGATGAGAGCGGTTTTCAGGAATTTCATCTCAAACTGAAACTGTTCTTCGTAAGGTCTTATAAAAGATGGCAGTTGATTAATTCCGTACAGGGGATTTTTCTCATAGTCTAATTGGCTTACCAACAATTGCTTATGTGGGTATTTGCCCAAGTTATCTTCTATAAATTCAGTAACCCTGTTGATGGATATTCCTTTAAAAATATCTTCATATTTAAAAGCTTCTAAATCTGTAATTACTGTTATTTGCGGAGTAACATGGGTCATGAAACGTTTTTCCGGACTGAGAAGGATTTCGCAATTTTTCTGTTGTTCCGCAGTTAACTGTGCCATTTGTCCATTTGGGATGGGGTCATCGCCCAAAACGGTAAAATTGGTAACCAGATTTAGATTACTGGGGTAAACAAAGTTTACCGTAGTTTCTGTAACCCCGGTATACAGGTCTTCCAAATTTTTGTTAGAATATAAATGCCAAGCACCGTCAAAATATGCCGGGGTCAAATACCAGTCCTTAAGGTAATAACTGTTCTTTCTCTTGTCATAACCATAAGGCGTAAACTTGTTTTCGGGAAGTTTTATAGTGTAGGTTAGAAAAAGTTTAGTTGATTCTCCTGGGCCCAACGGACTATTTAAATCGATTTTTAATATATCCTCACCAGTTGTTCGCTGCCAATGAAGACCCCTGTATTCGCTGTCCACGGCACTCATTATATTGGTATACCCTCTTTCTTGTTTTTTTGCTAAATGAAGACTTTTTTTGAACTCTTCGGAAAAACGTTTGGCCAAACCTGTACTTTTACTTGCGTAGGCGTGTGCCCAGTCATTAAAGTACAGGGTATTAAGCGTAATGTTCGTATTGTTTTTATATGTGAATTCCTGCTGAACATGGATTTCTTTTTCCACGCCATCAAGTGTAGCGGTCAGTACATTTTCATGCTGCGCAACTAATTCTTCGGAAGCACCAAAAATAGTGGCTCCTAGATAAAAACAAAATATGAGAGATTTGATTTTCAAGCGTACTATTAAAAATTAGGACTCAAATTGCGACCTTTGTAGAATGCGTCAATAATGTCTACAACTTCATCTTCTGTGTCAACAATTTTAATAAGGTCTAAATCATGGGCGCTAATGTTTTTTACTTCTAGCATCGTATTTTTAATCCAATCCATAAGACCCGTCCAGAATTCACTTCCCACTAAAATAATTGGGAATTTTTCAATCTTATTGGTTTGAATTAAAGTGATTGCTTCAAAAAGCTCATCAAGTGTGCCAAACCCACCTGGCATTACAACAAAACCTTGCGAATATTTTACGAACATTACTTTCCTCACGAAAAAGTAATCAAAATCTAAACTTTTATCCGAGTCTATGTAAGGGTTGTCATGTTGCTCAAAAGGCAAATCAATATTTAACCCAACCGAAGTACCACCTGCTTCATGCGCACCTTTGTTACCTGCTTCCATAATACCAGGGCCACCGCCTGTTATTACACCATAACCGGCTTCAGCAATACTTTTTGCAATGCTTACGGCCAATTCATAATACTTATCGCCCTCTTTGGTACGGGCAGATCCGAATATAGAAACACAGGGGCCAATGGTACCCATTTTTTCAAATCCCATAACAAACTCTCCCATAATTTTAAATATGGCCCAAGAATCGTTGGTTTTTATTTCATTCCAACCTTTATGATGTTGTTCTTTTCTCATGTATAATTTTATTATTTAAGCAAAATATCCGACTAGCAAAAATACTAACGGTTTTGATCATGAATTAAGTGTACGCCAAAACAATTTCTATATCTTAATTCAGAGGATGAATTTATTGCTTTTATTTTATTGCAGCACACAACTAGATACATTTATAGTTGAACTTGCTATTAATATTATATTGATTTTTTTGATATTCAATCTTGAATATTCAATTCTGGTCTTAAGTATTTAGCCGTATAACTCTTTTTGTCTTGAGCTACTTCTTCCGGTGTGCCCTTTGCTACAAGTTTTCCGCCACCACGACCGCCTTCATACCCTATATCAATAATGTAATCTACCATTTTAATGACGTCCATATTATGTTCTATAACCAAAATGGTATTTCCTTTGTCTACTAAACGAGTCAAAACTTCCATTAATACACGAATATCTTCAAAATGAAGTCCTGTAGTAGGTTCATCCAAAATATAAAAAGTGTTGCCCGTATCTCGCTTAGAAAGTTCTGTGGCCAGCTTAATACGCTGAGCTTCACCTCCCGAAAGTGTAGTGGATTGTTGTCCCAAGGAGATATACCCCAAACCTACATCTTGTATGGTTTTTAACTTACGATAAATTTTGGGTATAAGTTCAAAAAAATCTACAGCTTCATTGATTGTCATCTCTAAAACGTCTGCAATAGACTTTCCTTTATACCTAATTTCTAGGGTTTCCCGATTAAAGCGTTTACCGTTGCACGTTTCACACTCTACATAAACATCTGGCAAAAAATTCATTTCAATGACCCGAAGACCGCCACCTTGACAAGTTTCACAACGCCCGCCCTTTACATTAAAACTAAATCTACCAGGCTTATAACCTCTAATTGCAGCTTCTGGAGTTTTGGAGAACAATGAACGAATTTCACCAAAAACACCGGTATATGTTGCAGGATTAGATCTTGGGGTTCTACCTATGGGCGATTGGTTAATGTCTATTACTTTATCAATATGTTCTAAGCCGGTAATTTTTTTGTAGGGCATAGGTTTTTTGACGCCATTAAAATAATGTGCGTTCATAATAGGGTAGAGGGTCTCATTTATTAAAGTAGATTTTCCGCTACCTGAAACACCGGTTACACCGATCATTTGCCCCAAAGGAATAGTAATTGAGACATTTTTTAAGTTATTCCCTGTGCAGCCGGAAAGGGTAATTTTTTTGCCATTCCCTTTTCTACGCTCGTCAGGAACCGCTATTTTTTTCTTTCCCGTAATGTAGTCTGCAGTAAGTGTATGTTCCTTTTTTAAATCTTTTGGAGCGCCTTGTGAGATAATTTCACCACCATGTTTACCCGCTCTTGGGCCTATATCGATAACATGGTCTGCACATTCGATCATATCGCGGTCGTGTTCAACAACAATCACCGAATTACCAATATCACGAAGTGATTCCAAGGATTTAATCAACCGGGTATTATCTCGTTGATGCAAACCAATACTTGGTTCATCAAGAATATAAAGAACACCTACCAATTGAGAACCAATTTGGGTGGCCAATCGTATACGCTGCGCCTCTCCACCAGAAAGTGATTTTGAACTTCTGTTGAGGGAAAGGTAATCTAGACCAACATCTAAAAGAAACTGGATACGGGTTCTGATTTCTTTAATAATTTCTTCCGCAATTTTAAGTTGGTTTCCTTCAAGTTTCTTTTCTAGTCCTTTAAAAAAAATTGCTAATTCCGCAATATCTAAATAGGCTAGCTCTGCTATGTTTCTTTCGTCGATCCTAAAGTA
This genomic interval from Zobellia roscoffensis contains the following:
- a CDS encoding gluzincin family metallopeptidase, whose translation is MKIKSLIFCFYLGATIFGASEELVAQHENVLTATLDGVEKEIHVQQEFTYKNNTNITLNTLYFNDWAHAYASKSTGLAKRFSEEFKKSLHLAKKQERGYTNIMSAVDSEYRGLHWQRTTGEDILKIDLNSPLGPGESTKLFLTYTIKLPENKFTPYGYDKRKNSYYLKDWYLTPAYFDGAWHLYSNKNLEDLYTGVTETTVNFVYPSNLNLVTNFTVLGDDPIPNGQMAQLTAEQQKNCEILLSPEKRFMTHVTPQITVITDLEAFKYEDIFKGISINRVTEFIEDNLGKYPHKQLLVSQLDYEKNPLYGINQLPSFIRPYEEQFQFEMKFLKTALINILEETLFLDPRKEQWLSDAIANYLMIEFVEQYYPDQKLLGKLSKIWGVRSFNLAKMDFNEQYPFLYMLTARTNLDQPLSTSNDSLIKFNQKIANKYKAGLGLAYLASYIGKDKVDKSIKTFYKHYRLSQVKTLDFESILKRSTETDIDWFFKDYITTDRKIDFKIKKVEKTEDSLKVTIKNKKGTSVPVSLFGLKKDSVVSKYWFSGINDIKTVTIPRNEEKRLVLNYDQKIPEFNQRDNWKSLGGFFSGNKKLKFTFFKDSENPYYNQVFYVPILNFNIYDGWTPGMRLYNKTFLERPFVYDFSPSYSFREKSFVGSGSFSYRKYLSKSGLYVANFRLGGSTYHFQENSRYSTITPSITFGWRPENLISNKREFLNFRYVNVLRDKDENLGDFETPPDYSILNVRYTNRNPGIINYVSWFADAQHANDFTKVAFELEYRKLFESNRQFNFRFYAGKFIRNKTTDYTDPNYYSFALDRPTDYLFDYGYLGRSEDSGIYSQQIIIAEGGFKSFLPEEYRFANDYLTTINTSVNLWKWIEVYSDLGYVKNKGVSGKFVYDSGVRLNLLTDYFELYLPVYSNNGWEVSQPQYGEKIRFIVTVSPKTLIGLFTRKWF
- a CDS encoding LOG family protein — protein: MRKEQHHKGWNEIKTNDSWAIFKIMGEFVMGFEKMGTIGPCVSIFGSARTKEGDKYYELAVSIAKSIAEAGYGVITGGGPGIMEAGNKGAHEAGGTSVGLNIDLPFEQHDNPYIDSDKSLDFDYFFVRKVMFVKYSQGFVVMPGGFGTLDELFEAITLIQTNKIEKFPIILVGSEFWTGLMDWIKNTMLEVKNISAHDLDLIKIVDTEDEVVDIIDAFYKGRNLSPNF
- the uvrA gene encoding excinuclease ABC subunit UvrA — translated: MINYEENIEVQGARVHNLKNIDVTIPREKLVVITGLSGSGKSSLAFDTIYAEGQRRYIETFSAYARQFLGGLERPDVDKIDGLSPVIAIEQKTTSKSPRSTVGTITEIYDFLRLLFARAGDAYSYNTGEKMVSYSDEQIKDLIKKDYDGKKINILAPIIKSRKGHYRELFEQIAKQGFVKVRIDGEVKDIVKGMKVDRYKTHDIEIVIDRLKVVDSEDMDKRLSETLNTAMYSGDNVLMVLEEGQKVARYFSRDLMCPTTGISYPVPEPNTFSFNSPKGMCPNCNGLGHVYEVNEKKIFPNKQLSIKSGGIAPLGDYKKSWAFKQIEIIAQRYNFELTDPISKISDEAINVLLNGGQESFEVDSKSLGVKRTYKIDYEGIANFIKSQYEDAATTALKRWAKEYMDKITCPVCEGARLRKESLYFRIDERNIAELAYLDIAELAIFFKGLEKKLEGNQLKIAEEIIKEIRTRIQFLLDVGLDYLSLNRSSKSLSGGEAQRIRLATQIGSQLVGVLYILDEPSIGLHQRDNTRLIKSLESLRDIGNSVIVVEHDRDMIECADHVIDIGPRAGKHGGEIISQGAPKDLKKEHTLTADYITGKKKIAVPDERRKGNGKKITLSGCTGNNLKNVSITIPLGQMIGVTGVSGSGKSTLINETLYPIMNAHYFNGVKKPMPYKKITGLEHIDKVIDINQSPIGRTPRSNPATYTGVFGEIRSLFSKTPEAAIRGYKPGRFSFNVKGGRCETCQGGGLRVIEMNFLPDVYVECETCNGKRFNRETLEIRYKGKSIADVLEMTINEAVDFFELIPKIYRKLKTIQDVGLGYISLGQQSTTLSGGEAQRIKLATELSKRDTGNTFYILDEPTTGLHFEDIRVLMEVLTRLVDKGNTILVIEHNMDVIKMVDYIIDIGYEGGRGGGKLVAKGTPEEVAQDKKSYTAKYLRPELNIQD